The Corythoichthys intestinalis isolate RoL2023-P3 chromosome 2, ASM3026506v1, whole genome shotgun sequence DNA segment CAGTACAGTAAGTATGGCAGTAACTTACCGTTCCTACTCTCAAAAATTAACATTCTAACATGTTAAAAATTAACATCCATTGATTTCAAATATTTCAATTAAAATGAATTTGTCCCACTGTGGCATGTACAAACTGCTTTGTGTCATTTTCCCTTCAGCAGCGACTGTTCTGAATTCTATTCAACCTCAACTACAAACCGGCCCTCAGGCGGTGTTCCAGTCTCCAGCAGGTTCCATGCAACCAGTGCACACAGCCTTGCAACAGCCCTGTGGTGGCTTGACGTCCCAGACGACACCTGTTGTCATCTCTGCTTCTCAAGAGGTTCAACCGACTACTGTTGCTACCCAGTCCAACATATCAGTGGCTGCGCTGCAGACGGCTGGGCTCTCCATCAATCCTGCACTGGTAAGAAAGTCAAGATAATGATTTAGCTCCAACGATTGATTGTACATTCCTTTATTTGCCAAATATTAACAATATTTTTTGGTCACTCAGATTAATGCTGCATCACTTGGTGTGCAGAACCAGTTTCTCAGTTCCCTCACTTCAAGCCCCATTATCACCAACGCTATGTCCAACCTCCTGCCAAGTCAAATTCTGACAACTACACAGGGGCAGGTTGGTCTAAGGAATTAACCTGAAAATGAggggaatacaaaacatttttatttcaaaaaaaaatatgaattcttTCACACATGTTAAAAGAGTTCCTAGGTGTCTTTAAATTCATAACAGGTGGCTGACATTCATCTGTGATAATACAGAAAGGATAATGAATTGAAGCATACTTGaattcactttaaaaaaaactgttccTAGGTGATAGGAACTCTTCCGTTGTTGGTGAACCCAACTTCACTAACTGGGGGAGCTGCTACTCCAACCCTCCCCCTCCAGGGTCTGCAGGTTCAGACTGTCACCCCGCAGCTGCTCCTCAACAACCAGGGTCAGATCTTTGCCGCGGTCGGGAATGGAGCCGCCGCGATGGGGGCCTCTAATGCTGTTCTGCCCAAAGCTGCTGTCCCACTTACAACATCTAAATCAAACCCACTGGTACATATCATATTGTATTCATGTTGCATCTCGTTTTGttggaaaatatttctaattcgtCAGCTTTGTACACAATCCTCTTAGTCACCGGCAACAGCTGCCACTCAGTTGCCAGTTGTCATAGCCCCTCAGCCGTCAGTCCTCAAAAGCACCACCTCGCCATCCTCTTCGCTCCCCATCACCTGTGGCGATGCAGCAAAAGTGGGCCAGCTTGTCAGCAGTATGTACATCAGCTCCTCTTATGCAAACACTGATCACTAAAATAGTTTCCAATTTTATataccttatgtactgtatctcACCCCTGGTAGAGCCCCATCAGACTGTCAGCAGCGAGGAGGGCATCAATCTGGAAGAAATACGTGAGTTTGCCaagaatttcaaaatccgtaGGCTTTCATTGGGGCTGACACAGACTCAAGTTGGACAGGCTTTGACCGCTACAGAGGGCCCAGCTTACAGCCAGTCCGCCATTTGCAGGTGAATTATACAATTGGTGTATGAAGGCGTGCGTAAATGTGAACACACATGCAAAGTTCGTTGTGACGCCTGCCTGAAAGACGCTATATAAGTACACTAACTTTGCTGTTGTTGTCATCTTGCTTTGTAAGCAGTTGGTGCTAAAGACACATTTTCAAAAGGAGAATTGCTACAGCATGCTTTCTTTTGCCCCGTTGATTTCATGTTTCGATATATTTCATGTTTCAATGTCTACACAATGTTAACGTGTCATgtaatcagtgtttttttttctccaccgagTAATCAATATTCATATAGATTCACAGTGTACACACTGTAGTCGTGACATTAACATACTTGAGCAGTGCGTTTGAGTGGTACATTGTCACCGGCATGCAGTGTTGCACATATGTCACCTAGTACCGCAAAAAGAAGATGCAGTCGTATGACAGAACACTGAAAGTACATACTCTTCCAAAAGACATAAGAcaataaaaaatcaattaaagggtatgtagtgccctgggaaaattttaatattccattatttatccataaatgcatgccttttgtattcatatcatgccacttcgtgtaattacacacaagaaactgagagaaatttggctcgattgtcaagctaaaacgaccggtgcccaagatctggcagattgtgtgcgtgacgtcacgacaagtgaagagagtgccaccggccactaggggggcagcgcctgtctgcatcaatataattccttctagtgagcggagaattaggggtgttttgaactgtttatgctgatgcattgtgttcgtcctgcacatattccaggtaccctcatgaagaaacacccctcgtcaataaaagagaattcagaattgacagtgaggggtgtttcttcaacaagaaaaaggctcagtgctttaatactgaatggcagcgatgatggcagacaatttcgtttctagtttcagcgacgaatccgacgtagaaggacgtaccgaatgttcatctaatggttacgaggagagttacgaagctttaatcggtgttttaggttaccaatttgagcccaaacgaacgccaatgcagcgtaatgaaacggtcattgaggggagcaatgacactgatgaaacatcggcagcagatcgtgtgggaaacaccaatgatttgttttgcatttctttttgtgaagctgatacaccatgactgcaaaataaaggaatgcatagaataattatcatttattccgCCATCATAGCTTtttgctctgccaacagacacaaatatgaatgggatcagaggatttgttctatatattttacgaacgatcatttatacatgtgtccagtcctgtatccaatgcgtgacattttttttattataaaagagtcctcactctggccatttcgagcttggctgctcccctcctttgcttagctttagcctcctttaccagtcatcgtcctctttcttgatatctcggggaatttaggtggctgcgcctgtatggtcggcaccgcatctcctttgagcagcaatcttttagcaaaacccgatttctcttgtccatagttcgagaagctttcaggtggaaaatgcgcaccacagaaaagcgtgccggaggctgtgtctagaaaattagccctctttgcacggacgaactttacccattgtctgtgtagtccagcttttttttttcgccttcaggaactcatggatactatattccgataaataactatttgtacaccacatagcacagcagttttgaaccatttttgtgatgttttggtcaaacaaaccccaacgctactctctcgtcgttaaaaaacaatggcacctggctccgcctcgactgtcaatcacttgtcgtgacgtctccgccccattcggctgtttccggaacactttcggaaatgttcgtcattttcgatctattttcgataattggtcattaatgtgattgatttttttgttaactttatcaatatttgttatcttgacacataacggttctattgatgtctcacaccccctttgccgctacataccctttaagtcAAGCGAAGcctcttttttttattacttatttttttgtttgtttttttccgttGTTGAGTCTATCCTCTGTTGACATCAGAGCAACTTGGAACTGATTGtattaattcaaaattttaatgatGATAGAAATATTTAGAGCTGCagcaattaatcaattaactcgagtaattcgattagaaaaaaagattctaattaaattttgctgcgtcgattattcgtttaattaaagtggcgttgttttGGGtgcatacactgccctctagtggcaacaatgaatattATATGACTaatttcacatagctgaatccagctgctccctgttaagaccaacataagctaagtttttgtttaagctaatgttttttttaatgtatttgtaatttaggatagtggtatatttagctgtttttgtgggaatatgtgtttgaaccatttgtcaagagcattgaaaaaaaaaagtgcattttatagcatttaatctaGC contains these protein-coding regions:
- the pou6f1 gene encoding POU domain, class 6, transcription factor 1 isoform X4 — encoded protein: MSGHETIRVLEVEVDASLSSLGSEEKSSEIKTEEGRPQPEISQPRDDHAGPQNGAGKQQAASGEAQHPAVQTLTPTVPISVSVPQTPAATVPVTVQGCSQVLSQESLASLMTGMLAQTGSLGQPLLIPISMAGSIGGQGGLAVLTLPTNNVATLSGLATAATQSANLLKLPFAGLQAATVLNSIQPQLQTGPQAVFQSPAGSMQPVHTALQQPCGGLTSQTTPVVISASQEVQPTTVATQSNISVAALQTAGLSINPALINAASLGVQNQFLSSLTSSPIITNAMSNLLPSQILTTTQGQVIGTLPLLVNPTSLTGGAATPTLPLQGLQVQTVTPQLLLNNQGQIFAAVGNGAAAMGASNAVLPKAAVPLTTSKSNPLSPATAATQLPVVIAPQPSVLKSTTSPSSSLPITCGDAAKVGQLVSKPHQTVSSEEGINLEEIREFAKNFKIRRLSLGLTQTQVGQALTATEGPAYSQSAICRFEKLDITPKSAQKLKPVLEKWLAEAEHWNQKGQQNLMEFVGGEPSKKRKRRTSFTPQAIEVLNSYFEKNSLPTGQEITEIAKELNYDREVVRVWFCNRRQTLKNTSKINIFQIQ